In a single window of the Streptomyces sp. NBC_00285 genome:
- a CDS encoding NADH-quinone oxidoreductase subunit 5 family protein codes for MSALLWALVAVPLGGGVLLLVAGRRADRVAPGWALTVAAAAMGLAIAAAFRHPVAQAPLLDGLPVRLAVDGLSGLLAVTVTVVTLAVLLFSAAEFGPDEARARFFGLMLLFAGSMLVTVTAATLPVLLMGWEVMGATSWALIGYWWRDPERTSAADTAFLTTRTADLGLYLAAGAALASGRDATLSLDGLARADDPWLSLVTAGIIAAAFGKSAQLPFSFWLSKAMQGPSPVSALLHSATMVVAGAYLLLRTGPLLDASGWGDEVVAWTGAATALCLGLVAVAQTDLKQLLAASSCAQIGFMVLAAGAGATTGGTLQLIAHAAAKSLLFLAAGAWLTALGTQQLPELLGAARHNRTAGVAFTVGAFSLAGLPPLSLWAAKDVLLAGALEASPWLYATGLAAALLSAVYSAKALWFVWRPAVPRPDARRIPDGAVWPLALLALACVALTPVAFPPLRDSAGRVLASPGQPSPHPWEFLLSGAVALLAAAVTWAWNTHPLPLPARAKSGFADWLLLERAAHVLLVAPVLRLARAAAAFDDRILDRAVDGSAVATVRFARWTDSVVEGAVDGTVTAVAAGTRALGRLARRPQTGQLHQYLAQAVAAFTVLAVVLVLVR; via the coding sequence ATGAGCGCCCTGCTGTGGGCCCTCGTCGCCGTACCACTTGGTGGTGGTGTCCTGCTGCTGGTAGCGGGGCGGAGAGCTGACCGCGTGGCACCCGGCTGGGCGCTGACCGTCGCGGCCGCCGCCATGGGACTCGCCATCGCGGCGGCCTTTCGGCACCCGGTCGCGCAGGCGCCGCTCCTGGACGGGCTGCCCGTGCGGCTCGCCGTGGACGGACTCTCCGGGCTGCTGGCCGTGACGGTCACCGTGGTCACCCTCGCCGTACTCCTTTTCAGCGCCGCGGAGTTCGGCCCGGACGAGGCACGGGCCCGCTTCTTCGGGCTGATGCTGCTCTTTGCCGGAAGCATGCTCGTCACCGTCACAGCCGCGACTCTTCCGGTGCTGCTGATGGGCTGGGAGGTCATGGGCGCCACCTCGTGGGCGCTGATCGGCTACTGGTGGCGGGATCCTGAGCGCACGAGCGCGGCAGACACCGCGTTTCTCACTACCCGTACCGCCGACCTCGGCCTCTACCTGGCAGCGGGCGCCGCCCTCGCGAGCGGTCGGGACGCGACGCTCTCGCTCGACGGGCTGGCCCGCGCCGACGACCCCTGGCTCTCCCTCGTCACCGCGGGCATCATCGCCGCCGCCTTCGGCAAGTCCGCCCAACTTCCGTTCAGCTTCTGGCTGTCGAAGGCCATGCAAGGCCCAAGCCCCGTTTCTGCGCTGCTGCACTCCGCGACGATGGTCGTCGCCGGGGCGTATCTGCTGTTGCGGACCGGGCCGCTGCTGGACGCCTCCGGCTGGGGTGACGAGGTGGTCGCGTGGACCGGCGCCGCCACCGCACTCTGCCTCGGACTGGTCGCGGTGGCGCAGACCGACCTCAAGCAGCTGCTCGCCGCGTCGAGTTGCGCGCAGATCGGCTTCATGGTGCTGGCTGCCGGAGCCGGGGCGACGACCGGCGGCACACTCCAACTCATCGCCCACGCGGCGGCGAAGAGTCTGCTGTTCCTGGCTGCCGGGGCGTGGTTGACCGCGCTGGGCACCCAACAGCTTCCCGAGCTGCTCGGCGCCGCGCGCCACAACCGGACGGCCGGCGTGGCCTTCACCGTGGGCGCGTTCTCCTTGGCCGGGCTTCCACCGCTGTCACTGTGGGCCGCCAAGGACGTCCTGCTGGCGGGAGCCCTGGAGGCCAGCCCCTGGTTGTACGCCACCGGGCTGGCCGCCGCCCTGCTCTCGGCGGTCTACAGTGCCAAGGCTCTGTGGTTCGTGTGGCGGCCGGCGGTTCCGCGGCCCGATGCGCGCCGCATCCCGGACGGTGCCGTGTGGCCCCTTGCCCTGCTGGCCCTGGCCTGCGTCGCGCTGACGCCGGTGGCCTTCCCTCCGCTGCGTGACAGTGCCGGGCGCGTGCTGGCGTCCCCAGGTCAACCGTCCCCGCACCCCTGGGAGTTCCTGCTCTCCGGGGCTGTTGCTCTGCTGGCCGCCGCGGTCACCTGGGCCTGGAACACGCACCCGCTGCCCCTGCCCGCACGAGCGAAGTCGGGCTTCGCGGACTGGCTGCTCCTGGAGCGTGCCGCGCACGTCCTCCTGGTCGCACCGGTGCTGCGGCTCGCACGCGCCGCCGCGGCCTTCGACGACCGGATCCTGGACCGCGCAGTCGACGGTTCGGCCGTGGCCACCGTACGGTTCGCCCGCTGGACGGACAGTGTCGTGGAGGGTGCCGTAGACGGAACGGTGACCGCGGTCGCCGCCGGTACCCGCGCGCTCGGCCGCCTGGCGCGCCGCCCGCAGACCGGACAGCTGCACCAGTACCTCGCCCAGGCCGTCGCCGCCTTCACCGTCCTCGCCGTCGTGCTCGTCCTCGTGAGGTGA
- a CDS encoding complex I subunit 4 family protein: MLTALVFVPTAVALLLFALPRGTAPRVFRALWLLTSALELALVIGVWAGYDAAGGMQYEQRARWIPSAGVGYHVGVDGLSLPLLALTCLLFLACALYSLRENRRIREFAALFLFLQTTCLGLFAALDLILFFVFFDLSIVAMYFIIAGWGHRQAARAALKFFLYTFIGSLALLLGFIGLYLAASPHTFDMVELTRQNPLAGRSVYGGLVLLAIVVGLAVKTPTVPFHTWLPLAHVEAPAAGSAILAGVLLKMGTYGFIRIAMPMLPEAWRRYALVLVVIGVLSVLHGALVALAQSDFKRMVAYTSVNHMGYIVLAVGAAATTADSSAQARSLAVTGAVTQMVSHGLLTGALFLLAGVLYERGRTYDMDSYSGVAAVAPAFAAMTGIAAFASLGLPGFSGFIAEFQIFTGSLGPRPLATALSVLGILLTAGLFLRALRQVFTGPLRLPDAPGTPRAFPDIRAHEGLAVIPLLALAVVLGVAPRFLLDVIEPASRSVLELLAR, from the coding sequence TTGCTGACCGCCCTCGTCTTCGTGCCAACGGCCGTCGCGCTGCTGCTGTTCGCCCTGCCGCGCGGTACGGCTCCGCGCGTCTTCCGCGCCTTGTGGCTCCTGACGTCGGCGCTCGAACTCGCGCTGGTCATCGGCGTGTGGGCCGGTTACGACGCCGCCGGTGGAATGCAGTACGAGCAGCGCGCCCGCTGGATCCCGAGTGCCGGCGTCGGCTACCACGTCGGCGTCGACGGACTCTCCCTGCCGCTGCTCGCTCTGACCTGTCTGCTGTTCCTGGCGTGCGCGCTGTACTCGTTGCGGGAGAACCGTCGTATCCGCGAGTTCGCCGCGTTGTTCCTCTTCCTCCAGACGACCTGCCTGGGGCTGTTCGCGGCCCTCGACCTGATCCTCTTCTTCGTCTTCTTCGACCTGTCCATCGTGGCGATGTACTTCATCATCGCCGGCTGGGGGCACCGGCAGGCCGCCCGAGCAGCCCTCAAGTTCTTCCTCTACACGTTCATCGGCTCGCTCGCCCTCCTCCTCGGCTTCATCGGCCTCTACCTCGCCGCCTCGCCGCACACCTTCGACATGGTCGAGCTGACCCGGCAGAACCCCCTCGCCGGCCGCTCCGTGTACGGCGGCCTCGTACTGCTGGCCATCGTCGTGGGCCTGGCGGTGAAGACCCCGACGGTGCCCTTCCACACCTGGCTGCCGCTCGCCCACGTCGAGGCACCCGCCGCCGGATCAGCGATCCTCGCCGGGGTCCTGTTGAAGATGGGCACGTACGGTTTCATCCGCATCGCCATGCCGATGCTCCCCGAGGCCTGGCGCCGTTACGCCCTCGTGCTCGTGGTCATCGGGGTCCTCTCGGTCCTCCACGGCGCCCTCGTAGCCCTCGCACAGAGCGACTTCAAACGGATGGTCGCCTACACCTCCGTGAACCACATGGGCTACATCGTCCTCGCGGTCGGCGCCGCTGCCACGACAGCCGACAGCTCCGCGCAGGCCCGATCCCTGGCCGTCACCGGAGCGGTGACGCAGATGGTCAGCCACGGACTGCTCACTGGCGCGCTGTTCCTCCTCGCCGGAGTGCTGTACGAGCGCGGGCGGACGTACGACATGGACTCCTACTCGGGAGTCGCCGCCGTGGCACCGGCATTCGCCGCGATGACCGGCATCGCGGCCTTCGCCTCACTCGGCCTGCCCGGCTTCTCGGGCTTCATCGCCGAGTTCCAGATCTTCACCGGGAGTCTCGGGCCACGCCCGCTGGCCACCGCCCTCTCCGTGCTCGGCATCCTGCTCACCGCCGGGCTGTTTCTGCGCGCGCTGCGGCAGGTGTTCACGGGACCGCTACGCCTGCCCGACGCACCGGGCACGCCCCGCGCCTTTCCCGACATCCGCGCGCACGAAGGCCTCGCCGTCATCCCGCTCCTCGCCCTGGCCGTCGTCCTCGGTGTGGCACCCCGCTTCCTGCTCGACGTCATCGAGCCAGCCTCACGCTCCGTCCTGGAGCTGCTCGCCCGATGA